A genomic window from Phocoena sinus isolate mPhoSin1 chromosome 20, mPhoSin1.pri, whole genome shotgun sequence includes:
- the MINK1 gene encoding misshapen-like kinase 1 isoform X3 encodes MGDPAPARSLDDIDLSALRDPAGIFELVEVVGNGTYGQVYKGRHVKTGQLAAIKVMDVTEDEEEEIKQEINMLKKYSHHRNIATYYGAFIKKSPPGNDDQLWLVMEFCGAGSVTDLVKNTKGNALKEDCIAYICREILRGLAHLHAHKVIHRDIKGQNVLLTENAEVKLVDFGVSAQLDRTVGRRNTFIGTPYWMAPEVIACDENPDATYDYRSDIWSLGITAIEMAEGAPPLCDMHPMRALFLIPRNPPPRLKSKKWSKKFIDFIDTCLIKTYLSRPPTEQLLKFPFIRDQPTERQVRIQLKDHIDRSRKKRGEKEETEYEYSGSEEEDDSHGEEGEPSSIMNVPGESTLRREFLRLQQENKSNSEALKQQQQLQQQQQRDPEAHIKHLLHQRQRRIEEQKEERRRVEEQQRREREQRKLQEKEQQRRREDMQALRREEERRQAEREQEYIRHRLEEEQRQLEILQQQLLQEQALLLEYKRKQLEEQRQSERLQRQLQQEHAYLKSLQQQQQQVLPGDRKPLYHYGRGINPADKPAWAREVEERTRMNKQQNSPLAKTRPGSTGPEPPVPHASPGPPGPLSQTPPMQRPVEPQEGPHKSLVAHRVPLKPYAAPVPRSQSLQDQPTRNLAAFPASHDPDPAVPAPTATPSTRGGVVRQNSDPTSEGPGPSPNPPAWVRPDNEAPPKVPQRTSSIATALNTSGAGGSRPAQAVRARPRSNSAWQIYLQRRAERGNPKPPGPPAQPPGPPNACSNPDLRRSDPGWERSDSVLPASHGHLPQAGSLERNRVGASKLDSSPVLSPGSKAKPDDHRSRPGRPADFVLLKERTLDEAPRPPKKAMDYSSSSEEVESSEDDEEESNGEPSEGSRDTPGGRSDGDTDSVSTMVVHDVEEIAGTQTPYGGGTMVVQRTPEEERSLLHADSNGYTNLPDVVQPSHSPTESSKGQSPPLKDGGSDYQSRGLVKAPGKSSFTMFVDLGIYQPGGSGDTIPITALVGGEGSRLDQLQYDVRKGSVVNVNPTNTRAHSETPEIRKYKKRFNSEILCAALWGVNLLVGTENGLMLLDRSGQGKVYGLIGRRRFQQMDVLEGLNLLITISGKRNKLRVYYLSWLRNKILHNDPEVEKKQGWTTVGDMEGCGHYRVVKYERIKFLVIALKNSVEVYAWAPKPYHKFMAFKSFADLPHRPLLVDLTVEEGQRLKVIYGSSAGFHAVDVDSGNSYDIYIPVHIQSQITPHAIIFLPNTDGMEMLLCYEDEGVYVNTYGRIIKDVVLQWGEMPTSVAYICSNQIMGWGEKAIEIRSVETGHLDGVFMHKRAQRLKFLCERNDKVFFASVRSGGSSQVYFMTLNRNCIMNW; translated from the exons gACCCTGCTGGAATCTTTGAGCTGGTGGAGGTGGTCGGCAATGGAACCTACGGGCAGGTGTACAAG GGTCGGCATGTCAAGACCGGGCAGCTGGCTGCCATCAAGGTCATGGATGTCACGGAG GATGAGGAGGAAGAGATCAAGCAGGAGATCAACATGTTGAAAAAATACTCTCACCACCGCAACATCGCCACCTACTACGGGGCCTTCATCAAGAAGAGCCCCCCTGGGAACGACGACCAGCTCTGG CTGGTGATGGAGTTCTGTGGTGCTGGTTCTGTGACAGACCTGGTGAAGAACACGAAAGGGAACGCCCTGAAGGAGGACTGTATCGCCTACATCTGCAGGGAGATTCTCCGG GGTCTGGCCCATCTCCACGCCCACAAGGTGATCCACCGAGACATCAAGGGGCAGAATGTGCTGCTGACGGAGAACGCCGAGGTCAAGCTAG TGGATTTCGGGGTGAGCGCGCAGCTGGACCGCACTGTGGGCAGGCGGAACACTTTCATCGGGACCCCCTACTGGATGGCCCCCGAGGTCATTGCTTGCGATGAGAACCCTGATGCCACCTACGATTACAGG AGTGACATTTGGTCTTTAGGAATCACAGCCATCGAGATGGCAGAGGGAGCCCCCC CTCTGTGTGACATGCACCCCATGCGAGCCCTCTTCCTCATCCCCCGGAACCCGCCACCCAGGCTCAAGTCCAAGAAATG GTCTAAGAAGTTCATCGACTTCATTGACACGTGTCTCATCAAGACTTACCTGAGCCGCCCACCGACGGAGCAGCTGCTCAAGTTCCCGTTCATCCGTGACCAGCCCACCGAGCGGCAGGTCCGCATCCAGCTCAAGGACCACATTGACCGATCCCGGAAGAAACGAGGCGAGAAAG AGGAGACAGAATACGAGTACAGTGGCAGCGAAGAGGAAGACGACAGCcatggagaggaaggagagccAAG CTCCATCATGAATGTGCCGGGGGAGTCGACCCTCCGCCGGGAATTCCTCCGGCTCCAGCAGGAGAACAAGAGCAACTCTGAGGCtttaaagcagcagcagcagctgcagcagcagcaacagcgaGACCCAGAGGCGCACATCAAGCACCTGCTGCACCAGCGGCAGCGGCGCATAGAGGAGCAGAAGGAAGAGCGGCGGCGGGTGGAGGAG CAACAGCGGCGGGAGCGGGAGCAGCGGAAGCTGCAGGAGAAGGAGCAGCAGCGGCGGCGCGAGGACATGCAGGCCCTGCGGCGGGAGGAGGAGAGGCGGCAGGCCGAGCGGGAGCAG gAGTATATCCGTCACAGGCTAGAGGAGGAGCAGCGACAGCTCGAGATCCTTCAGCAACAGCTGCTCCAGGAACAGGCCCTACTGCTG GAATACAAGAGGAAGCAGCTGGAGGAGCAGCGGCAGTCGGAGCGCCTGCAGAGGCAGCTGCAGCAGGAGCACGCCTACCTCAAgtccctgcagcagcagcagcagcaggtccTGCCCGGGGACCGGAAGCCCCTGTACCACTACGGCCGGGGCATCAACCCCGCCGACAAACCGGCCTGGGCCCGAGAG GTAGAAGAGAGAACGAGGATGAACAAGCAGCAGAACTCTCCCTTGGCCAAGACCAGGCCAGGCAGCACAGGGCCTGAGCCCCCTGTCCCCCACGCCTCCCCTGGGCCCCCAGGACCCCTTTCCCAAACTCCTCCTATGCAGAGGCCGGTGGAGCCCCAGGAGGGACCACACAAG AGCCTGGTGGCACACCGGGTCCCACTGAAGCCATATGCAGCGCCTGTACCCCGATCCCAGTCCCTGCAGGACCAGCCCACCCGAAACCTGGCTGCCTTCCCAGCCTCACACGACCCCGACCCTGCCGTGCCCGCACCCACTGCCACGCCTAGTACCCGAGGAGGCGTCGTCCGCCAGAACTCAGACCCCACTTCCGAAGGGCCTGGCCCCAGCCCGAACCCCCCAGCCTGGGTCCGGCCTGATAATGAGGCCCCTCCCAAG gTGCCTCAGAGGACCTCATCTATCGCCACTGCCCTTAACACCAGTGGGGCTGGAGGGTCCCGGCCAGCCCAGGCTGTCCGTGCCAG ACCTCGCAGCAACTCCGCCTGGCAAATCTATCTGCAAAGGCGGGCAGAGCGGGGCAACCCCAAGCCTCCAGGGCCCCCTGCTCAGCCCCCTGGCCCGCCCAACGCTTGTAG TAACCCTGACCTCAGGAGGAGCGACCCTGGCTGGGAGCGCTCCGACAGCGTCCTCCCCGCCTCTCACGGGCACCTCCCCCAGGCTGGCTCACTGGAGCGGAACCGGGTGGGAG CCTCCAAACTGGACAGCTCCCCCGTGCTCTCCCCTGGGAGCAAAGCCAAGCCCGATGACCACCGCTCGCGGCCAGGCCGGCCCGCA GATTTTGTGTTGCTGAAAGAGCGGACCCTGGACGAGGCCCCCCGGCCTCCCAAGAAGGCCATGGACTACTCGTCGTCCAGCGAGGAGGTGGAGAGCAGCGAGGACGACGAGGAGGAGAGCAACGGCGAACCGTCGGAGGGGAGCAGAGATACCCCTGGGGGCCG CAGCGATGGAGACACAGACAGCGTCAGCACCATGGTGGTCCATGACGTGGAGGAGATAGCCGGGACCCAGACCCCCTATGGGGGTGGCACCATGGTGGTCCAGCGC ACCCCTGAAGAGGAGCGAAGCCTGCTGCATGCTGATAGCAACGGTTACACAAACCTGCCAGATGTGGTCCAACCCAGCCACTCGCCCACCGAGAGCAGCAAAGGTCAAAGCCCCCCCTTGAAGGATGGAGGCAGTGAT TACCAGTCTCGTGGGCTGGTAAAGGCCCCTGGCAAGAGCTCGTTCACGATGTTTGTGGACCTGGGGATCTACCAGCCTGGAGGCAGTGGGGACACCATCCCCATCACAG CCCTGGTGGGTGGAGAGGGCAGTCGGCTCGATCAGCTGCAGTATGACGTGAGGAAAGGCTCTGTGGTCAACGTGAACCCCACCAACACCCGGGCCCACAGCGAAACCCCCGAGATTCGGAAGTACAAGAAGCGGTTCAATTCCGAGATCCTCTGTGCGGCCCTTTGGG GGGTCAACCTGCTGGTGGGCACAGAGAACGGGCTGATGTTGCTGGACCGAAGTGGGCAGGGCAAGGTGTATGGACTCATCGGGCGGCGACGCTTCCAGCAAATGGATGTGCTGGAGGGACTCAACTTGCTCATCACCATCTCAG ggaaaaggaacaaactgcGGGTATATTACTTGTCCTGGCTCCGGAACAAGATCCTGCACAATGACCCAGAAGTGGAGAAGAAGCAGGGCTGGACCACTGTGGGGGACATGGAGGGCTGCGGGCACTACCGTGTTG TGAAATATGAACGCATCAAATTCCTGGTCATTGCCCTGAAGAACTCTGTGGAGGTGTATGCTTGGGCCCCCAAACCTTACCACAAATTCATGGCTTTCAAG TCCTTTGCTGACCTCCCACACCGCCCTTTGCTGGTGGACCTGACGGTAGAGGAGGGACAGAGGCTCAAGGTCATCTATGGCTCCAGCGCCGGCTTCCATGCTGTGGATGTCGACTCGGGGAACAGCTATGACATCTACATCCCTGTGCAC ATCCAGAGCCAGATCACGCCCCACGccatcatcttcctccccaacacGGATGGCATGGAGATGCTGCTGTGCTATGAGGATGAGGGCGTCTATGTCAACACGTATGGGCGGATCATTAAGGACGTGGTGCTGCAGTGGGGAGAGATGCCCACCTCTGTGG CCTATATCTGCTCCAACCAGATCATGGGCTGGGGCGAGAAAGCCATTGAGATCCGCTCCGTGGAGACGGGCCACCTAGACGGGGTCTTCATGCACAAACGAGCCCAGAGGCTCAAGTTCCTGTGTGAGCGGAATGACAAG GTGTTTTTTGCCTCAGTCCGCTCCGGGGGCAGCAGCCAAGTTTACTTCATGACCCTGAACCGTAACTGCATCATGAACTGGTGA
- the MINK1 gene encoding misshapen-like kinase 1 isoform X8, with the protein MGDPAPARSLDDIDLSALRDPAGIFELVEVVGNGTYGQVYKGRHVKTGQLAAIKVMDVTEDEEEEIKQEINMLKKYSHHRNIATYYGAFIKKSPPGNDDQLWLVMEFCGAGSVTDLVKNTKGNALKEDCIAYICREILRGLAHLHAHKVIHRDIKGQNVLLTENAEVKLVDFGVSAQLDRTVGRRNTFIGTPYWMAPEVIACDENPDATYDYRSDIWSLGITAIEMAEGAPPLCDMHPMRALFLIPRNPPPRLKSKKWSKKFIDFIDTCLIKTYLSRPPTEQLLKFPFIRDQPTERQVRIQLKDHIDRSRKKRGEKEETEYEYSGSEEEDDSHGEEGEPSSIMNVPGESTLRREFLRLQQENKSNSEALKQQQQLQQQQQRDPEAHIKHLLHQRQRRIEEQKEERRRVEEQQRREREQRKLQEKEQQRRREDMQALRREEERRQAEREQEYIRHRLEEEQRQLEILQQQLLQEQALLLEYKRKQLEEQRQSERLQRQLQQEHAYLKSLQQQQQQVLPGDRKPLYHYGRGINPADKPAWAREVEERTRMNKQQNSPLAKTRPGSTGPEPPVPHASPGPPGPLSQTPPMQRPVEPQEGPHKSLVAHRVPLKPYAAPVPRSQSLQDQPTRNLAAFPASHDPDPAVPAPTATPSTRGGVVRQNSDPTSEGPGPSPNPPAWVRPDNEAPPKVPQRTSSIATALNTSGAGGSRPAQAVRASNPDLRRSDPGWERSDSVLPASHGHLPQAGSLERNRVGASKLDSSPVLSPGSKAKPDDHRSRPGRPASYKRAIGEDFVLLKERTLDEAPRPPKKAMDYSSSSEEVESSEDDEEESNGEPSEGSRDTPGGRSDGDTDSVSTMVVHDVEEIAGTQTPYGGGTMVVQRTPEEERSLLHADSNGYTNLPDVVQPSHSPTESSKGQSPPLKDGGSDYQSRGLVKAPGKSSFTMFVDLGIYQPGGSGDTIPITALVGGEGSRLDQLQYDVRKGSVVNVNPTNTRAHSETPEIRKYKKRFNSEILCAALWGVNLLVGTENGLMLLDRSGQGKVYGLIGRRRFQQMDVLEGLNLLITISGKRNKLRVYYLSWLRNKILHNDPEVEKKQGWTTVGDMEGCGHYRVVKYERIKFLVIALKNSVEVYAWAPKPYHKFMAFKSFADLPHRPLLVDLTVEEGQRLKVIYGSSAGFHAVDVDSGNSYDIYIPVHIQSQITPHAIIFLPNTDGMEMLLCYEDEGVYVNTYGRIIKDVVLQWGEMPTSVAYICSNQIMGWGEKAIEIRSVETGHLDGVFMHKRAQRLKFLCERNDKVFFASVRSGGSSQVYFMTLNRNCIMNW; encoded by the exons gACCCTGCTGGAATCTTTGAGCTGGTGGAGGTGGTCGGCAATGGAACCTACGGGCAGGTGTACAAG GGTCGGCATGTCAAGACCGGGCAGCTGGCTGCCATCAAGGTCATGGATGTCACGGAG GATGAGGAGGAAGAGATCAAGCAGGAGATCAACATGTTGAAAAAATACTCTCACCACCGCAACATCGCCACCTACTACGGGGCCTTCATCAAGAAGAGCCCCCCTGGGAACGACGACCAGCTCTGG CTGGTGATGGAGTTCTGTGGTGCTGGTTCTGTGACAGACCTGGTGAAGAACACGAAAGGGAACGCCCTGAAGGAGGACTGTATCGCCTACATCTGCAGGGAGATTCTCCGG GGTCTGGCCCATCTCCACGCCCACAAGGTGATCCACCGAGACATCAAGGGGCAGAATGTGCTGCTGACGGAGAACGCCGAGGTCAAGCTAG TGGATTTCGGGGTGAGCGCGCAGCTGGACCGCACTGTGGGCAGGCGGAACACTTTCATCGGGACCCCCTACTGGATGGCCCCCGAGGTCATTGCTTGCGATGAGAACCCTGATGCCACCTACGATTACAGG AGTGACATTTGGTCTTTAGGAATCACAGCCATCGAGATGGCAGAGGGAGCCCCCC CTCTGTGTGACATGCACCCCATGCGAGCCCTCTTCCTCATCCCCCGGAACCCGCCACCCAGGCTCAAGTCCAAGAAATG GTCTAAGAAGTTCATCGACTTCATTGACACGTGTCTCATCAAGACTTACCTGAGCCGCCCACCGACGGAGCAGCTGCTCAAGTTCCCGTTCATCCGTGACCAGCCCACCGAGCGGCAGGTCCGCATCCAGCTCAAGGACCACATTGACCGATCCCGGAAGAAACGAGGCGAGAAAG AGGAGACAGAATACGAGTACAGTGGCAGCGAAGAGGAAGACGACAGCcatggagaggaaggagagccAAG CTCCATCATGAATGTGCCGGGGGAGTCGACCCTCCGCCGGGAATTCCTCCGGCTCCAGCAGGAGAACAAGAGCAACTCTGAGGCtttaaagcagcagcagcagctgcagcagcagcaacagcgaGACCCAGAGGCGCACATCAAGCACCTGCTGCACCAGCGGCAGCGGCGCATAGAGGAGCAGAAGGAAGAGCGGCGGCGGGTGGAGGAG CAACAGCGGCGGGAGCGGGAGCAGCGGAAGCTGCAGGAGAAGGAGCAGCAGCGGCGGCGCGAGGACATGCAGGCCCTGCGGCGGGAGGAGGAGAGGCGGCAGGCCGAGCGGGAGCAG gAGTATATCCGTCACAGGCTAGAGGAGGAGCAGCGACAGCTCGAGATCCTTCAGCAACAGCTGCTCCAGGAACAGGCCCTACTGCTG GAATACAAGAGGAAGCAGCTGGAGGAGCAGCGGCAGTCGGAGCGCCTGCAGAGGCAGCTGCAGCAGGAGCACGCCTACCTCAAgtccctgcagcagcagcagcagcaggtccTGCCCGGGGACCGGAAGCCCCTGTACCACTACGGCCGGGGCATCAACCCCGCCGACAAACCGGCCTGGGCCCGAGAG GTAGAAGAGAGAACGAGGATGAACAAGCAGCAGAACTCTCCCTTGGCCAAGACCAGGCCAGGCAGCACAGGGCCTGAGCCCCCTGTCCCCCACGCCTCCCCTGGGCCCCCAGGACCCCTTTCCCAAACTCCTCCTATGCAGAGGCCGGTGGAGCCCCAGGAGGGACCACACAAG AGCCTGGTGGCACACCGGGTCCCACTGAAGCCATATGCAGCGCCTGTACCCCGATCCCAGTCCCTGCAGGACCAGCCCACCCGAAACCTGGCTGCCTTCCCAGCCTCACACGACCCCGACCCTGCCGTGCCCGCACCCACTGCCACGCCTAGTACCCGAGGAGGCGTCGTCCGCCAGAACTCAGACCCCACTTCCGAAGGGCCTGGCCCCAGCCCGAACCCCCCAGCCTGGGTCCGGCCTGATAATGAGGCCCCTCCCAAG gTGCCTCAGAGGACCTCATCTATCGCCACTGCCCTTAACACCAGTGGGGCTGGAGGGTCCCGGCCAGCCCAGGCTGTCCGTGCCAG TAACCCTGACCTCAGGAGGAGCGACCCTGGCTGGGAGCGCTCCGACAGCGTCCTCCCCGCCTCTCACGGGCACCTCCCCCAGGCTGGCTCACTGGAGCGGAACCGGGTGGGAG CCTCCAAACTGGACAGCTCCCCCGTGCTCTCCCCTGGGAGCAAAGCCAAGCCCGATGACCACCGCTCGCGGCCAGGCCGGCCCGCA AGCTATAAGCGAGCCATTGGTGAG GATTTTGTGTTGCTGAAAGAGCGGACCCTGGACGAGGCCCCCCGGCCTCCCAAGAAGGCCATGGACTACTCGTCGTCCAGCGAGGAGGTGGAGAGCAGCGAGGACGACGAGGAGGAGAGCAACGGCGAACCGTCGGAGGGGAGCAGAGATACCCCTGGGGGCCG CAGCGATGGAGACACAGACAGCGTCAGCACCATGGTGGTCCATGACGTGGAGGAGATAGCCGGGACCCAGACCCCCTATGGGGGTGGCACCATGGTGGTCCAGCGC ACCCCTGAAGAGGAGCGAAGCCTGCTGCATGCTGATAGCAACGGTTACACAAACCTGCCAGATGTGGTCCAACCCAGCCACTCGCCCACCGAGAGCAGCAAAGGTCAAAGCCCCCCCTTGAAGGATGGAGGCAGTGAT TACCAGTCTCGTGGGCTGGTAAAGGCCCCTGGCAAGAGCTCGTTCACGATGTTTGTGGACCTGGGGATCTACCAGCCTGGAGGCAGTGGGGACACCATCCCCATCACAG CCCTGGTGGGTGGAGAGGGCAGTCGGCTCGATCAGCTGCAGTATGACGTGAGGAAAGGCTCTGTGGTCAACGTGAACCCCACCAACACCCGGGCCCACAGCGAAACCCCCGAGATTCGGAAGTACAAGAAGCGGTTCAATTCCGAGATCCTCTGTGCGGCCCTTTGGG GGGTCAACCTGCTGGTGGGCACAGAGAACGGGCTGATGTTGCTGGACCGAAGTGGGCAGGGCAAGGTGTATGGACTCATCGGGCGGCGACGCTTCCAGCAAATGGATGTGCTGGAGGGACTCAACTTGCTCATCACCATCTCAG ggaaaaggaacaaactgcGGGTATATTACTTGTCCTGGCTCCGGAACAAGATCCTGCACAATGACCCAGAAGTGGAGAAGAAGCAGGGCTGGACCACTGTGGGGGACATGGAGGGCTGCGGGCACTACCGTGTTG TGAAATATGAACGCATCAAATTCCTGGTCATTGCCCTGAAGAACTCTGTGGAGGTGTATGCTTGGGCCCCCAAACCTTACCACAAATTCATGGCTTTCAAG TCCTTTGCTGACCTCCCACACCGCCCTTTGCTGGTGGACCTGACGGTAGAGGAGGGACAGAGGCTCAAGGTCATCTATGGCTCCAGCGCCGGCTTCCATGCTGTGGATGTCGACTCGGGGAACAGCTATGACATCTACATCCCTGTGCAC ATCCAGAGCCAGATCACGCCCCACGccatcatcttcctccccaacacGGATGGCATGGAGATGCTGCTGTGCTATGAGGATGAGGGCGTCTATGTCAACACGTATGGGCGGATCATTAAGGACGTGGTGCTGCAGTGGGGAGAGATGCCCACCTCTGTGG CCTATATCTGCTCCAACCAGATCATGGGCTGGGGCGAGAAAGCCATTGAGATCCGCTCCGTGGAGACGGGCCACCTAGACGGGGTCTTCATGCACAAACGAGCCCAGAGGCTCAAGTTCCTGTGTGAGCGGAATGACAAG GTGTTTTTTGCCTCAGTCCGCTCCGGGGGCAGCAGCCAAGTTTACTTCATGACCCTGAACCGTAACTGCATCATGAACTGGTGA